The proteins below come from a single Deltaproteobacteria bacterium genomic window:
- a CDS encoding Spy/CpxP family protein refolding chaperone, with amino-acid sequence QGALNITEAQGELWNNLTKVMRENAKDMDAFTKERAESTKPMNAVEHMKFHSQTTEAHLNQMKKLIPPFEAFYASMSDEQKKTTDTIFRTGKHGKHKRK; translated from the coding sequence CAAGGCGCGCTCAATATCACCGAGGCCCAGGGAGAATTATGGAATAACCTTACCAAGGTGATGCGGGAAAATGCGAAAGACATGGACGCCTTTACCAAGGAAAGGGCTGAAAGCACTAAGCCCATGAACGCTGTCGAGCATATGAAATTCCACAGTCAAACTACCGAAGCCCATTTAAATCAAATGAAGAAATTAATCCCGCCTTTCGAGGCGTTCTATGCCAGTATGTCGGATGAACAGAAGAAGACTACCGATACAATATTCCGGACAGGGAAACATGGAAAACACAAGAGGAAATGA